The nucleotide sequence GGTGGCGTATCGTTATAAGAAATATAAATCACTAGGGTATGTTCCAGATGCTAGACTTGGTGAAGTACACAAATTTGCCAAGCGTTTAAATGACATGAGTGACTTCATGGCGAACGTGCAAAAGCGTTTTACTTTTTGGTATAATCAACAATTTGAAAAGAATAGAAGAGGGCAACTTTTTAACCATTGTTACAAGGCAATTCAGCTCAAAAATACGAAAGCCTTGATCCGTTGTCTGCAATATGTGGAACTCAACCCACTACGCGCACAGATGGTAAGTGACTCAGCTGATTATGAGTTTAGTTTATGGGGGATATTTGTAGGCTTAGTGAGCGAAAAAAGGCTCTAAAGAGTGGGATTATTAAGGCTCTCAAGGACTTTGGGATGGAAGAACAGAGTGATGCGAAATTATTTAAAATTTATGCGAGTGATCTTATTCGGATTCATCAATTTATAAAGAATGGTTCAGAAATCCTTGATAAAGAACTCATAGAGTTATTACTCAAGCGGCAGGCCTTTTGGTCAAGTGCACGAACGATAAGTATTTTTAAAAATGAAGTTATTGTGGAGAAAAAAAATAACTCAATTATTTGTGTGAGTTCTGAATTTCCTGGATGAGTCCATTCAGGTCAAAGAAGTGCTTGTACCGTAACAATATCCGGGCGATTCTAGGATCTCCCGTTAAAATGGGATTGCTTACTGTTACAGAACAAAAGCAGATTCTGAGCCCTTTAATGAAAGGGCTTATCTGAGATCCGCTGAAAATAGGTAGACGATTAAAATTTTGTTTGAAAAATTCCCTGAGCGGAGACGTCGGCATCAATTTGTTTCAGTAGAGGGTCAATGAAATCATTGTATTCGGCAATGGATTTTTTCATTTCTTGCGAACTAGAGCCATACTTTTTCATGGAGGTAATACGTGCATCCCATAGTTGACGTCGCTTTGTTTCCATTTCTGGATTGAGGTGCTGATCATGAATTTTAATGAGCTGACGTTTTTGTGCCAAGGTCATTTTTATTTTGCGAAGAGTAGGTGAGAGAAAGAGGTTACGAGCGTAGACTTTGGCATCATCCGGATTGAATTTGATCTCAAAGGAATCAGTTCTAAAAGGTGAGCAGGGCAAGTCGACTGAGTTATAAAGATTGGCATAAGGGAAACCCTTGTAAGCGTAGCGAAGAGCAATGGGTTTTTTGACTTCAGAGCAAGTGACTTCTACCGAATCGCCCTTGATTTTAGCTGCTGCGGGGTAGAAAACTTGATCTGTCCCAGCGAGCTCAAAACCCTGAAGTTTATTTTGATTAAGCATGGTACCATCCAAATCGACTGTTTTCGCTTTGAGGCCTTTTGCGCTGTGCGCAAAACTGACGATGAATTTATTGCCTTTAATTTCATGACTCTTATAAAGCGGGCCACTGAATTCAATTTTTTCACCATAGGCGATTTTTTTTGCTGCGAGTAAAAGTCGTTCACTGAC is from Lentisphaera profundi and encodes:
- a CDS encoding transposase, translating into MKRSFDLESDVVFYHVIIKVPDNTYGNKAYAFDRAHKTKLREIFFCLESLYEVQCVNYCIMSTHAHFVIRRDRESKLTLKQVAYRYKKYKSLGYVPDARLGEVHKFAKRLNDMSDFMANVQKRFTFWYNQQFEKNRRGQLFNHCYKAIQLKNTKALIRCLQYVELNPLRAQMVSDSADYEFSLWGIFVGLVSEKRL